One region of Ornithinibacter aureus genomic DNA includes:
- a CDS encoding murein hydrolase activator EnvC family protein, which translates to MSLSSALAVVAGVLAAAVSASAPPDAGVSAPGAPAVGTHAMTSAVVGLLGAEVAGAGQSTPAAGERRRWQWPVQPRPEVARPFVAPLSPYGAGHRGLDLTASAGVAVLAVEGGVVVHAGVIAGRGTVSIQHADGLRSTYEPVTASVAAGGVVTVGQRIGTLEATAGHCGPRGCLHLGARRGETYLDPLPLLAGGRVILLPFH; encoded by the coding sequence ATGTCCCTCTCCTCAGCCCTGGCCGTTGTGGCTGGTGTGCTCGCCGCAGCGGTCAGCGCGTCAGCACCGCCTGACGCGGGGGTGAGCGCGCCCGGCGCGCCGGCCGTCGGCACCCACGCCATGACCTCCGCCGTCGTCGGGCTGCTCGGGGCTGAGGTGGCGGGTGCCGGGCAGAGCACCCCGGCGGCCGGTGAGCGTCGGCGGTGGCAGTGGCCCGTGCAGCCCCGACCCGAGGTGGCGCGCCCGTTCGTGGCGCCGCTCTCGCCATACGGCGCGGGGCACCGCGGCCTGGACCTCACGGCATCCGCGGGGGTGGCAGTTCTGGCGGTCGAGGGTGGCGTGGTGGTTCATGCCGGCGTGATCGCAGGTCGCGGGACGGTCAGCATCCAGCACGCGGACGGGCTGCGCAGCACCTACGAGCCGGTCACGGCCTCCGTCGCCGCTGGTGGCGTGGTCACCGTTGGCCAGCGAATCGGCACCCTCGAGGCCACCGCTGGGCACTGCGGCCCGCGAGGCTGCCTCCACCTGGGGGCACGTCGGGGTGAGACCTACCTCGACCCGCTGCCGCTGCTTGCGGGCGGTCGGGTGATCCTGCTGCCCTTCCACTGA
- a CDS encoding tyrosine recombinase XerC — MTVTSSEALPAFERHLRAERGRSVHTVRAYLRDVESFLSEAGVGDDDGLREVSLADLRAWLGVLSRRGAARATIARTSASLRTFFGWLERTGRIPTDPSLRLTAPSRHRTLPPVLAKRSATALLDVAEVAADDDDPVHLRNRAALELLYATGIRVGELVGLDVDDVDLASDVLRVVGKGDKERRVPFGIPARQAVTEWLTRGRPRLVGPQSGPALLLGRRGRRADQRQIRSVVHDLLQHVPDAPDLGPHGLRHSAATHLLEGGADLRMVQELLGHASLATTQLYTHVSVERLKASYAQAHPRA; from the coding sequence GTGACCGTCACGTCGTCGGAGGCGCTGCCAGCGTTCGAGCGCCACCTGCGCGCCGAGCGGGGGCGGTCGGTGCACACCGTGCGGGCCTACCTGCGCGATGTGGAGTCGTTCTTGTCCGAAGCCGGCGTTGGCGACGACGACGGGTTGCGCGAGGTGTCCCTCGCCGACCTGCGCGCCTGGCTCGGGGTGCTCTCGCGTCGAGGCGCGGCCCGAGCCACCATCGCGCGCACCTCCGCGTCGCTGCGAACGTTCTTCGGCTGGCTCGAGCGCACCGGCCGCATCCCCACCGACCCCTCGCTGCGCCTCACCGCGCCGAGCCGGCACCGAACCCTGCCCCCGGTGCTCGCCAAACGATCGGCCACCGCGCTGCTCGACGTCGCCGAGGTGGCAGCCGATGACGACGACCCGGTCCACCTGCGCAACCGCGCCGCCCTCGAACTGCTCTACGCGACCGGCATCCGCGTCGGTGAACTCGTGGGGCTCGACGTCGACGACGTCGACCTGGCCAGCGACGTCCTGCGGGTCGTCGGCAAGGGCGACAAGGAGCGTCGCGTGCCCTTCGGCATCCCCGCTCGACAGGCCGTGACCGAGTGGCTCACCCGCGGTCGTCCGCGGCTCGTCGGGCCGCAGAGCGGGCCGGCACTCCTGCTCGGACGCCGAGGGCGCCGCGCCGACCAGCGGCAGATCCGATCGGTGGTGCACGACCTGCTTCAGCACGTGCCCGACGCGCCCGACCTCGGCCCGCACGGGCTGCGGCACAGCGCGGCGACACACCTGCTCGAGGGCGGGGCGGACCTGCGCATGGTGCAGGAGCTGCTCGGCCACGCCTCCCTCGCGACGACGCAGCTCTACACCCACGTGTCCGTCGAGCGGCTCAAGGCCTCGTACGCACAGGCCCATCCCCGCGCCTGA
- the dprA gene encoding DNA-processing protein DprA — protein sequence MSASTITSAGSGRRPSSLERDERWARVAWAFLAEPRDPSVVQALDTYGAVEALARFRAGQLLVRPGALERLPDLDVDDLAHAADRQGVHVVVPGDEGWPLGVDRLDEPPYALFVRGYPDLDTLVERSVAIVGSRAATDYGMRTAADLAEGLGTRGFTIISGAAYGIDSAAHRAALASGGPTVAVLACGADRYYPAAHRTMLNEIARTGAVVSEVPVGAAPYRSRFLARNRLIATLARATVVVEASQRSGSLTTARHARDNHLPVGAVPGPVTSMASAGCHALIRDTDAVLVTDAAEVAELAGRIGEDALPGLDELGRPREPQDDLDPVSYAVWSAVPVRSGASPEKIAAAAAVDARTLIGILAALEALGLVRRDAGTWRKVTARRVAGVTGGVTP from the coding sequence ATGAGTGCCAGCACCATCACCAGCGCCGGGTCTGGGCGTCGGCCGAGTTCGCTGGAGCGTGACGAGCGGTGGGCCCGGGTGGCCTGGGCGTTCCTGGCCGAACCGCGCGATCCCTCGGTGGTCCAGGCCCTCGACACCTACGGTGCCGTCGAGGCGCTCGCACGCTTCCGGGCCGGGCAGCTGCTTGTTCGGCCCGGCGCCCTGGAGCGGCTACCGGACCTCGACGTCGACGACCTCGCGCACGCCGCTGATCGTCAGGGTGTTCACGTCGTCGTGCCCGGCGACGAGGGCTGGCCGCTCGGTGTCGACCGGCTCGACGAGCCGCCGTATGCGTTGTTCGTGCGGGGCTACCCCGACCTCGACACCCTCGTCGAACGGTCGGTCGCCATCGTCGGGTCCCGGGCGGCCACCGACTACGGGATGCGCACCGCCGCCGACCTGGCCGAAGGCCTCGGCACGCGAGGCTTCACGATCATCAGCGGCGCGGCCTACGGCATCGACTCGGCGGCCCATCGTGCGGCGCTCGCGTCCGGCGGGCCCACCGTGGCCGTCCTGGCCTGCGGTGCCGACCGGTACTACCCCGCAGCGCACCGCACCATGCTCAACGAGATCGCGCGCACCGGGGCCGTGGTCAGTGAGGTGCCCGTCGGGGCAGCGCCCTACCGCAGCCGCTTCCTGGCCCGAAACCGCCTCATCGCCACGCTGGCCCGGGCGACGGTCGTCGTCGAGGCCAGCCAGCGGTCCGGTTCGTTGACCACGGCCAGGCACGCGCGTGACAACCACCTGCCCGTCGGTGCGGTACCGGGCCCGGTGACGAGCATGGCGTCGGCCGGCTGCCACGCCCTCATCCGTGACACCGACGCGGTGCTCGTCACCGACGCGGCCGAGGTCGCCGAGCTCGCCGGCCGCATCGGCGAGGACGCACTGCCCGGGCTCGACGAGCTGGGCCGGCCACGGGAGCCGCAGGACGACCTCGACCCCGTGTCGTATGCCGTGTGGTCGGCGGTCCCGGTGCGCTCGGGTGCATCGCCGGAGAAGATCGCTGCTGCGGCCGCTGTGGACGCGCGCACCCTGATCGGCATCCTCGCAGCCCTCGAGGCGCTCGGGCTGGTGCGGCGAGATGCCGGCACCTGGCGCAAGGTGACCGCGCGCCGTGTTGCGGGTGTGACGGGTGGGGTGACACCGTGA
- a CDS encoding YifB family Mg chelatase-like AAA ATPase has product MTFGLGLTRSVVLNGLDGVLVDVEAHIGQGLPYFAVGGTPDPACAQAPDRVKPAAATCGVPVPPHRITVNLSPASIPKRGAGFDLSIAVAVLSASGKIRGGRARDVVHLGELALNGRLRGVPGVLPAVLAAMRAGVRHVVVPLENVGEAQLVDGVVVHGAASLRDVVDWYTAAEEGVPLPPAPAPGPPVAPPRGGPDLADVVGQEEARLAIELSATGGHHLLMSGPPGVGKTMLAERLVTVLPPLSREEALETHAIRSVTGQIGEVTTLDHTPPFVAPHHSATLAAIVGGGSGVALPGAISRAHHGVLFLDEAPEFKTSVLQTLRQPLESGEVVIARARQMVRYPARFLLVLAANPCPCGRSYGKGADCTCKPMEIRNYGGRLSGPLLDRVDLQVHVPPLQRAAIGDATGECSAEVAVRVARARAAQAQRWSGRGWATNGLVPGHVLRRAPFRLPGSATASLDRSLDRGAVTLRGYDRVLRVAWSVADLHGRDTPGAADVAMALGLRSGQLVAA; this is encoded by the coding sequence GTGACCTTCGGCCTGGGGTTGACGCGTTCCGTGGTGCTGAACGGGCTCGACGGGGTGCTCGTCGACGTCGAGGCGCACATCGGTCAAGGGTTGCCGTACTTCGCTGTCGGCGGCACCCCGGACCCCGCCTGCGCTCAGGCTCCCGATCGGGTCAAGCCCGCCGCGGCGACGTGTGGGGTGCCGGTCCCGCCGCACCGCATCACGGTGAACCTGTCGCCGGCCTCCATCCCCAAGCGGGGCGCCGGCTTCGACCTGTCGATCGCGGTCGCGGTGCTGTCGGCGTCGGGGAAGATCCGTGGGGGCCGTGCCCGTGACGTCGTGCACCTCGGCGAACTGGCGCTCAACGGGCGGCTGCGCGGGGTTCCCGGGGTGCTGCCCGCGGTTCTTGCGGCGATGCGGGCGGGGGTGCGGCACGTGGTGGTGCCCCTGGAGAACGTCGGCGAGGCACAACTCGTCGACGGCGTCGTCGTGCACGGGGCGGCATCCCTGCGCGACGTCGTCGACTGGTACACCGCCGCGGAGGAGGGGGTGCCGCTGCCCCCGGCGCCTGCGCCGGGCCCACCCGTGGCGCCCCCACGCGGCGGGCCCGACCTCGCTGACGTCGTCGGTCAGGAGGAGGCCCGGCTGGCCATCGAGCTGTCGGCCACGGGCGGCCACCACCTGTTGATGTCCGGGCCGCCCGGTGTCGGCAAGACCATGCTCGCTGAGCGGCTCGTCACGGTGTTGCCGCCGCTCAGCCGCGAGGAGGCCCTGGAGACGCATGCCATTCGCTCGGTGACCGGCCAGATCGGGGAGGTCACCACGCTCGACCACACCCCACCGTTCGTCGCGCCCCACCACAGCGCCACCCTTGCCGCGATCGTCGGTGGTGGAAGCGGCGTCGCCCTCCCGGGGGCGATCTCCCGGGCCCATCACGGGGTCCTGTTCTTGGACGAGGCCCCCGAGTTCAAGACGTCGGTGCTCCAGACGTTGCGCCAGCCGCTGGAGTCCGGAGAGGTCGTCATCGCCCGGGCCCGGCAGATGGTGCGGTACCCGGCACGGTTCCTGCTCGTCCTCGCCGCGAACCCGTGCCCCTGCGGACGCTCCTACGGCAAGGGGGCCGACTGCACGTGCAAGCCGATGGAGATCCGCAACTACGGTGGTCGCCTGTCCGGGCCGTTGCTCGACCGGGTGGACCTTCAGGTGCACGTCCCGCCGTTGCAGCGGGCGGCCATCGGCGACGCGACGGGGGAGTGCAGCGCCGAGGTCGCAGTGAGGGTGGCCCGGGCCCGAGCGGCTCAGGCGCAGCGGTGGTCGGGGCGGGGGTGGGCCACGAACGGGCTCGTGCCCGGCCACGTGTTGCGCCGGGCGCCCTTCCGGCTGCCCGGTTCGGCAACGGCTTCGCTGGACCGCAGCCTCGACCGGGGGGCGGTCACGCTGCGCGGGTACGACCGCGTCCTGCGCGTGGCGTGGTCGGTCGCCGACCTGCACGGTCGGGACACCCCCGGGGCCGCCGACGTCGCGATGGCGCTCGGGCTGCGCAGTGGTCAGCTGGTGGCGGCATGA
- a CDS encoding YraN family protein, with the protein MGLDAAGAPPPRSTLGRAGEDLAVRWLVEHGMHVVERNWRCEHGEIDIVALDGACLVICEVKARRSLAFGEPVEAVTHAKAARLRRLAAQYARTHDTGAADVRVDVIGILFRANRPSLVRHVQGVGS; encoded by the coding sequence GTGGGTCTTGACGCGGCGGGTGCGCCCCCGCCGCGGAGCACGCTCGGGCGGGCGGGGGAGGACTTGGCGGTGCGCTGGCTCGTCGAGCACGGGATGCACGTGGTCGAGCGCAACTGGCGCTGTGAGCACGGCGAGATCGACATCGTGGCGCTCGATGGTGCCTGCCTGGTGATCTGCGAGGTCAAGGCCCGTCGCTCCCTGGCCTTCGGCGAACCGGTCGAGGCAGTCACCCACGCCAAGGCGGCGCGCCTGCGCCGGTTGGCCGCGCAGTACGCCCGCACCCACGACACGGGGGCGGCCGACGTGCGCGTCGACGTCATCGGCATCCTGTTCCGTGCGAACCGCCCGTCGCTCGTGCGGCACGTGCAGGGGGTGGGGTCGTGA
- a CDS encoding DUF2469 domain-containing protein, whose translation MSSEDLEKYESAAELALYREYRDVVGLFSHVVETERRFYLCNSVDVKVRSDGGEVFFDVTMHDAWVWDIYRPARFAKTVRVVTFKDVNVEELAKSELELPKGNF comes from the coding sequence ATGAGCTCGGAGGACCTCGAGAAGTACGAGAGCGCTGCGGAACTGGCGCTCTACCGCGAGTACCGCGACGTCGTCGGGCTGTTCAGCCACGTCGTCGAGACCGAGCGGCGCTTCTACCTGTGCAACAGCGTCGACGTGAAGGTGCGCAGCGACGGCGGCGAGGTCTTCTTCGACGTCACCATGCACGACGCGTGGGTCTGGGACATCTACCGACCGGCCCGCTTCGCCAAGACGGTGCGGGTCGTGACGTTCAAGGACGTCAACGTCGAGGAGCTCGCCAAGAGCGAGCTGGAACTGCCCAAGGGCAACTTCTAG
- a CDS encoding ribonuclease HII, which translates to MKRTLSRRPSLRVERALQREGHRVLAGMDEVGRGALAGPVTVGVVIIDETCGTAPQGVKDSKLLVPHARTAMVPRIERWAVAHGVGHASAAEIDDIGIIAALRVAGVRALAEAGIRPDLVILDGNHDWLTAPQDVGLFAFADDGPAATPPVSTMIKADLKCSSVAAASVLAKVRRDAIMAGLGEEHPAYGWGENKGYAAPEHLDALRRLGPCELHRRSWRLPGVMDDDGGVAADAAVPADAPDQPDAPDVNDLNAMNAVDDLTRVGER; encoded by the coding sequence ATGAAACGCACCCTGTCGCGGCGGCCCAGCCTGCGGGTCGAACGGGCCCTGCAACGCGAGGGGCACCGCGTGCTCGCCGGGATGGACGAGGTCGGTCGGGGTGCGCTGGCCGGGCCGGTCACGGTGGGCGTGGTCATCATCGACGAGACGTGCGGGACGGCACCCCAAGGGGTCAAGGACTCCAAGCTGCTCGTTCCCCACGCCCGCACGGCCATGGTTCCGCGTATCGAGCGCTGGGCGGTGGCCCACGGCGTCGGGCACGCAAGTGCCGCCGAGATCGACGACATCGGCATCATCGCCGCACTGCGGGTGGCGGGCGTGCGCGCCCTGGCCGAGGCCGGCATCCGGCCCGACCTGGTCATCCTCGACGGCAACCACGACTGGCTGACCGCCCCGCAGGACGTGGGGTTGTTCGCGTTCGCCGACGACGGGCCCGCGGCGACCCCTCCGGTGAGCACGATGATCAAGGCCGACCTGAAGTGCTCGTCGGTCGCCGCGGCCTCGGTGCTGGCCAAGGTTCGTCGCGACGCCATCATGGCCGGGCTGGGTGAGGAGCACCCCGCCTACGGTTGGGGCGAGAACAAGGGGTATGCCGCGCCCGAGCACCTCGATGCGCTGCGACGGCTCGGACCGTGTGAACTGCACCGGCGTTCGTGGCGGCTGCCCGGAGTGATGGACGATGATGGCGGGGTGGCGGCGGATGCCGCCGTGCCGGCTGACGCACCTGACCAACCTGATGCCCCTGATGTGAACGACCTGAACGCAATGAACGCTGTGGACGACCTGACGCGAGTGGGAGAGCGATGA
- the lepB gene encoding signal peptidase I, producing MSAPDVNVPEDAADAGRAPSRRRSGPLAAVGSAVREVVVVIAMALLLSFVVKTWLLQAFFIPSGSMEDTLLVGDRVIVSKLTPTPFAISRGDVVVFQDPGGWLTLPPPVERSGVSGAVHDALVFVGLLPAESEDHLIKRVIGLPGDRVSCCSDGGLLSVNGVPISEPYIKPGDVPSSLTFDITVPQGQVWVMGDHRSDSEDSRFHDPSGTGADGAVPVDAVTGRAVAVVWPFSRAGWLSNHSSTFAPVGEPADAPASEPAGAPAATP from the coding sequence GTGAGCGCCCCCGACGTCAACGTGCCCGAGGACGCGGCGGATGCCGGTCGCGCACCCTCGCGCCGCCGGTCCGGGCCGCTCGCGGCGGTGGGCAGCGCGGTGCGCGAGGTCGTCGTCGTCATCGCCATGGCGTTGCTCCTCTCCTTCGTCGTCAAGACGTGGCTGCTCCAGGCGTTCTTCATCCCCTCCGGCTCGATGGAGGACACCCTGCTCGTCGGGGACCGGGTCATCGTCTCCAAGCTGACCCCCACCCCCTTCGCGATCTCGCGTGGCGACGTCGTCGTCTTCCAGGACCCCGGGGGCTGGTTGACCCTTCCCCCGCCGGTCGAGCGCTCGGGCGTCTCCGGTGCCGTGCACGACGCCCTCGTGTTCGTCGGGCTGCTGCCCGCGGAGTCCGAGGACCACCTCATCAAGCGGGTCATCGGCCTGCCGGGTGACCGGGTCTCGTGCTGCAGCGACGGTGGACTGCTCAGCGTCAACGGTGTGCCGATCAGCGAGCCGTACATCAAGCCCGGTGACGTCCCCAGCAGCCTCACCTTCGACATCACCGTTCCTCAGGGGCAGGTGTGGGTCATGGGTGACCACCGCTCCGACTCCGAGGACTCGCGCTTCCACGACCCGTCGGGCACGGGCGCCGACGGCGCCGTCCCCGTCGATGCCGTCACGGGGCGCGCGGTCGCCGTGGTGTGGCCGTTCAGTCGGGCAGGGTGGTTGTCGAACCACTCGTCGACGTTTGCGCCCGTGGGGGAGCCGGCCGATGCGCCGGCCAGTGAGCCGGCCGGCGCCCCGGCGGCCACGCCATGA
- a CDS encoding S26 family signal peptidase, which translates to MSARPQARPDADPAVAPVAAAGSRRQRPPFVVLLVAAVLLTALVQGLLVQSYFVPSASLSPSLEPGDRVLVWKVSPAPAAGDVVVVDTTATAVNDRATPVDDGLAGRVLTPLAKLLGVDTGRQDHLAVVGAADGDEVSLVAPVTGAVPASVSRDDVVGTAVLRVWPLSRFGTIDTGAVGGVGAVAGVGS; encoded by the coding sequence GTGAGCGCACGACCCCAGGCTCGACCTGACGCCGACCCGGCAGTGGCCCCCGTGGCCGCGGCCGGGTCTCGTCGTCAGCGGCCACCCTTCGTGGTGCTGCTCGTCGCTGCCGTGCTGCTCACCGCGCTGGTGCAGGGCCTGCTCGTGCAGAGCTACTTCGTCCCCTCGGCCAGCCTGTCGCCGAGCCTGGAACCAGGAGATCGCGTCCTCGTGTGGAAGGTCAGCCCGGCACCGGCTGCCGGTGACGTCGTCGTCGTCGACACCACGGCGACCGCGGTGAACGACCGCGCCACCCCTGTCGACGACGGCCTCGCCGGCCGGGTGCTGACACCGCTGGCGAAACTGCTCGGCGTCGACACCGGGCGGCAGGACCACCTCGCCGTGGTGGGTGCTGCCGACGGCGACGAGGTGTCACTGGTGGCCCCGGTCACGGGTGCAGTTCCGGCGTCGGTGAGCCGAGACGACGTCGTCGGCACGGCCGTGCTGCGGGTGTGGCCGCTCAGCCGGTTCGGCACGATCGACACGGGTGCCGTGGGTGGGGTCGGTGCCGTGGCGGGGGTCGGTTCGTGA
- the rplS gene encoding 50S ribosomal protein L19 produces the protein MQRFDELDSVSLKSDIPAFRAGDTVNVHVKVVEGTRSRIQVFKGVVIRRHGGGIGETFTVRKVSFGVGVERTFPLHTPIIDHIEVVTRGDVRRAKLYYLRDLRGKAAKIKEKRDTPVAR, from the coding sequence ATGCAGCGTTTCGACGAGCTCGACTCCGTCTCCCTCAAGAGCGACATCCCGGCCTTCCGCGCCGGTGACACCGTCAACGTCCACGTCAAGGTCGTCGAGGGCACGCGCTCGCGCATCCAGGTGTTCAAGGGCGTCGTCATCCGTCGCCACGGTGGCGGCATCGGTGAGACCTTCACCGTGCGCAAGGTGTCCTTCGGCGTCGGTGTCGAGCGCACCTTCCCGCTGCACACCCCGATCATCGACCACATCGAGGTCGTGACCCGCGGTGACGTCCGCCGCGCCAAGCTGTACTACCTGCGCGACCTGCGCGGCAAGGCCGCCAAGATCAAGGAGAAGCGCGACACCCCCGTCGCCCGCTGA
- a CDS encoding ABC transporter permease — protein sequence MTIDPGLPVALAVLLLLALTVTMYRVGRLPSSGSTVVAAVRAVVQLSLAALVIAAVIRSLALSILLLIAMFTVAVVTTVRRVEAPSAWPWATVAMLAGLLPVIAIILLTRTVPPTGAALVPVVGILAGNTMNGHTLTCRRAFAALREEKGQYEAGLSLGLTRAQAVHEVIHRRVPEALIPGLDQVRTAGVVTLPGAFIGVLLGGGSPAQAAAAQVLVLLGIMAAQTTTAVVAERLIGSARLLPADLRGSLQP from the coding sequence GTGACGATCGACCCCGGCCTGCCCGTGGCCCTTGCCGTGCTGCTGCTCCTGGCGCTCACCGTGACGATGTACCGCGTCGGTCGCCTGCCCTCGTCGGGGTCGACGGTCGTGGCGGCCGTGCGTGCCGTCGTGCAGCTCTCGCTCGCCGCGCTCGTCATCGCCGCGGTCATCCGCTCGCTGGCCCTGTCGATCCTGCTGCTCATCGCGATGTTCACGGTGGCGGTCGTGACGACCGTTCGCCGGGTCGAGGCGCCGTCGGCCTGGCCGTGGGCGACCGTGGCGATGCTCGCCGGGCTCCTGCCGGTCATCGCGATCATCCTGCTGACCCGCACGGTCCCGCCGACGGGTGCAGCCCTGGTGCCGGTCGTCGGCATCCTCGCCGGGAACACCATGAACGGGCACACCCTGACGTGCCGCCGGGCGTTCGCCGCCCTTCGCGAGGAGAAGGGACAGTACGAGGCCGGGCTCTCCCTCGGCCTCACCCGAGCCCAGGCGGTCCACGAGGTCATCCACCGGCGGGTGCCCGAGGCGCTCATCCCGGGCCTGGACCAGGTGCGCACCGCAGGCGTCGTCACCCTGCCGGGTGCGTTCATCGGCGTGCTGCTCGGCGGCGGCTCACCGGCGCAGGCCGCGGCGGCCCAGGTGCTGGTGCTGCTCGGCATCATGGCCGCGCAGACGACCACGGCCGTCGTCGCCGAGCGCCTCATCGGCAGCGCCCGGCTGCTTCCCGCCGACCTGCGAGGCTCACTGCAGCCCTAG
- the trmD gene encoding tRNA (guanosine(37)-N1)-methyltransferase TrmD → MRLDVVTIFPDYLAPLDLSLIGKARRDGILDVHVHDLRTFTDDRHRTVDDSPLGGGAGMVMKPEPWARALEHVVDAGASQGAPVPHLIVPGPGGVPLTQALAHELAQEPWLAFACGRYEGIDERVYEHAGERMPVTIVSLGDYVLNGGEVAVLAIVEAVGRLLPGVVGNAESLVEESHEDGLLEYPVYTRPAVWADGDVVREVPPVLLSGNHGAIAAWRHEQRLERTAARRPDLLPTSATTGALADLDVRVATAADAAELRVLQLACWVPEGRASGSWTIPPLDETLEEVTAGIGAWATYAVRTASESGVPGRLVASVRGRVRPGDPSVWETGRLMVVPDLQGRGLGRELLALAEAAAPASVTTFWINTGVVSTANQRRYRRAGYRQLPGEGSFPGTVDLLKRRRTS, encoded by the coding sequence ATGCGCCTCGACGTCGTCACGATCTTCCCCGACTACCTCGCGCCGCTGGATCTCTCGCTCATCGGCAAGGCGCGACGCGACGGCATCCTCGACGTCCACGTCCACGACCTGCGCACGTTCACCGACGATCGGCACCGCACCGTCGACGACAGCCCGCTCGGTGGGGGTGCGGGCATGGTCATGAAGCCCGAGCCGTGGGCGCGCGCGCTCGAGCACGTCGTGGATGCCGGGGCGAGCCAGGGTGCGCCGGTGCCGCACCTCATCGTCCCCGGCCCGGGTGGGGTGCCGCTCACCCAGGCGCTGGCCCACGAGCTCGCGCAGGAGCCGTGGCTGGCGTTCGCGTGCGGTCGCTACGAGGGCATCGACGAGCGCGTCTACGAGCACGCCGGCGAGCGGATGCCGGTCACGATCGTCTCGCTCGGCGACTACGTCCTCAACGGGGGAGAGGTCGCGGTGCTGGCCATCGTCGAAGCGGTCGGTCGGCTGCTGCCGGGGGTCGTCGGCAACGCCGAGTCCCTCGTCGAGGAATCACACGAGGACGGTCTGCTCGAGTACCCCGTCTACACCAGGCCGGCCGTGTGGGCCGACGGTGACGTGGTGCGCGAGGTGCCGCCGGTGCTGCTGTCCGGAAACCACGGCGCCATCGCGGCCTGGCGCCACGAGCAGCGCCTGGAGCGAACCGCCGCCCGCCGCCCCGACCTCCTGCCGACCTCGGCGACGACCGGGGCCCTGGCCGACCTCGACGTCCGGGTCGCCACCGCCGCCGACGCAGCAGAGCTGCGGGTGCTCCAGCTCGCGTGCTGGGTGCCCGAGGGTCGCGCGTCGGGAAGCTGGACCATCCCGCCGCTCGACGAGACGCTCGAGGAGGTGACCGCGGGCATCGGTGCGTGGGCGACGTATGCCGTGCGCACGGCATCCGAGTCCGGTGTGCCGGGGCGGTTGGTCGCCTCGGTGCGTGGCCGGGTACGCCCCGGTGACCCGAGCGTCTGGGAGACCGGGCGCCTCATGGTCGTGCCGGACCTGCAGGGGCGGGGTCTGGGCCGCGAGCTGTTGGCGCTCGCGGAGGCGGCCGCGCCGGCGTCGGTGACGACGTTCTGGATCAACACCGGGGTCGTGAGCACGGCCAACCAACGCCGCTACCGGCGCGCCGGCTACCGCCAGCTGCCCGGTGAGGGGTCGTTCCCGGGCACGGTCGACCTTCTCAAGCGTCGTCGCACCTCGTAG
- the rimM gene encoding ribosome maturation factor RimM (Essential for efficient processing of 16S rRNA), protein MTERTVVARIGKPHGLHGEVTVQLHTDEPERRLADGEALDTEATSGSGVPRVLTVRSTRVHNGIWLVAFEEIPDRTGAESLRGTRLVIDGEAALPAQDDEDVFTEEQLRGLTVVDPEGTVLGQVGGLELGAAQDRLLVLLPDGREAQVPFVTAIVPTVDLQAGRIVVDAPPGLLDLGV, encoded by the coding sequence GTGACCGAGCGCACCGTCGTCGCCCGCATCGGCAAACCCCACGGCCTGCACGGTGAGGTGACCGTCCAGCTGCACACCGACGAGCCCGAGCGCAGGCTCGCCGACGGTGAGGCCCTCGACACCGAGGCCACGAGCGGCTCCGGTGTGCCGCGCGTGCTCACCGTGCGGTCCACCCGGGTGCACAACGGCATCTGGCTCGTGGCGTTCGAGGAGATCCCCGACCGCACCGGCGCCGAGTCGCTGCGCGGAACCCGCCTCGTCATCGACGGCGAGGCAGCCCTGCCCGCGCAGGACGACGAGGACGTGTTCACCGAGGAGCAGCTGCGCGGCCTCACCGTCGTCGACCCCGAGGGCACGGTGCTCGGGCAGGTCGGCGGGCTCGAGCTCGGCGCCGCCCAGGACCGACTCCTCGTGCTGCTCCCTGACGGCCGCGAGGCCCAGGTGCCGTTCGTCACGGCCATCGTCCCGACGGTTGACCTTCAGGCCGGGCGCATCGTCGTCGACGCCCCGCCCGGGCTGCTCGACCTCGGGGTCTGA
- a CDS encoding RNA-binding protein: MLEEALEHLVTGIVDHKDDVQVRQKELRRGEILEVRVHPDDLGRVIGRSGRTASALRTVMGALAGGRQVRIDIVDTDRGR, from the coding sequence GTGCTCGAAGAGGCGCTCGAGCACCTCGTCACGGGCATCGTCGACCACAAGGACGACGTGCAGGTGCGCCAGAAGGAGCTGCGCCGCGGCGAGATCCTCGAGGTGCGCGTGCACCCCGACGACCTCGGTCGCGTCATCGGCCGCTCCGGCCGCACCGCCAGCGCGCTGCGCACCGTCATGGGTGCGCTCGCCGGCGGGCGCCAGGTGCGCATCGACATCGTCGACACCGACCGGGGCCGCTGA